One genomic region from Lycorma delicatula isolate Av1 chromosome 9, ASM4794821v1, whole genome shotgun sequence encodes:
- the LOC142330664 gene encoding uncharacterized protein LOC142330664, protein MELADPGFNVPQRIDLLLGAQVFMKIFLMEQRIRLGLYPVLQKTQLGWIVSGEFRNQDEKATSFPQHGFFTRQCNSINDQLQMFWELEEINTPAWSTEERECEEHFIANTSRDNQGHFVVKLPLKQELSTLGESRSTAFHRLQRLERRLSSDKQLHDEYHHFLDEYHKLGHMQPVPSTGQPTYFLPHHAVFKQDSTTTKTRVFDASCKTSNNISLNDILRVGPVVQQDLCTIVLRFRTREIAFIADINKMYRQVRIHPNNYDCQLILWHDSPADPIQEYQLNTVTYGTSSAPYLATRYLQKLADDE, encoded by the coding sequence ATGGAACTTGCGGACCCAGGATTTAATGTACCACAGCGTATCGACTTGCTGCTTGGGGCacaagtttttatgaaaatatttttaatggaacaACGAATACGTCTGGGTTTATATCCTGTTCTACAAAAAACACAACTCGGCTGGATTGTCAGTGGTGAATTTCGTAATCAAGATGAGAAGGCAACTTCATTCCCACAGCATGGTTTTTTCACTCGACAGTGCAACTCAATCAATGATCAGCTCCAAATGTTTTGGGAACTTGAGGAAATCAATACTCCAGCTTGGTCAACTGAAGAAAGGGAATGTGAAGAACATTTCATTGCTAATACGTCAAGAGACAACCAAGGGCATTTTGTGGTCAAATTACCCCTAAAGCAGGAACTTTCAACTCTCGGGGAATCCAGATCAACAGCTTTTCATCGCCTCCAAAGACTTGAACGTCGTCTCTCTTCAGACAAGCAACTACATGATGAATATCATCATTTTCTCGACGAATACCATAAACTAGGGCACATGCAACCCGTTCCATCAACTGGTCAACCCACATATTTTCTGCCACATCATGCAGTCTTTAAACAAGACAGTACTACTACTAAAACTAGAGTATTTGATGCATCGTGTAAAACATCTAATAACATCtcgttaaatgatattttaagagtCGGTCCCGTTGTTCAACAGGATCTTTGTACAATCGTATTACGTTTCCGCACTCGTGAGATAGCATTTATCGcagacataaataaaatgtatcgaCAGGTTAGAATACATCCTAACAATTATGATTGCCAACTGATATTGTGGCACGATTCCCCGGCGGATCCAATACAAGAGTACCAACTCAACACAGTTACTTATGGCACATCGTCAGCCCCATATCTTGCAACCAGATATCTACAGAAACTGGCGGATGATGAATAA